One region of Eupeodes corollae chromosome 1, idEupCoro1.1, whole genome shotgun sequence genomic DNA includes:
- the LOC129949161 gene encoding craniofacial development protein 2-like, whose product MQGSTQKFATPQSFSVMQDKTAFYTHLNSVYSSVPRADIIIVMGDLNAQVGADNYGLERVTIKNGFWSRNENGDMLVDFCNENLLVIGGTVFKHKTCNKVTWVHPDGHTENQIDHIMIQQRWRKSMCDVRNIRNGCPESQIKNSGCIKAIAECRKKSKIQYECFK is encoded by the coding sequence ATGCAAGGTTCCACCCAAAAATTCGCAACTCCACAATCGTTCAGTGTTATGCAAGACAAAACCGCGTTCTACACTCATCTTAACTCGGTTTACAGCAGTGTTCCGAGAGCCGATATCATAATCGTCATGGGAGACCTCAACGCTCAAGTCGGTGCAGACAATTACGGTCTGGAACGAGTTACGATAAAAAATGGCTTCTGGTCACGTAATGAAAATGGTGACATGCTTGTCGACTTTTGTAACGAAAATCTTCTTGTAATTGGTGGGACTGTATTTAAACATAAGACGTGCAACAAAGTCACATGGGTGCACCCAGATGGTCATaccgaaaatcaaattgatcacATCATGATTCAGCAGCGATGGAGGAAGTCTATGTGTGATGTCCGAAATATAAGAAATGGTTGTCCTGagtctcaaattaaaaacagcGGCTGTATTAAGGCAATCGCAGAATGCAGaaagaaatccaaaattcaatacGAATGCTTTAAGTGA